AATGGAAGCAGGAGGACATATCGGCGAATTAACAACAATGGTTTTAGTTCCTCAGGTTGTAGATGCTGTTCAGATTCCCGTGATAGCAGCAGGAGGAATTGCTGACGGTAGAGGTGTTGTGGCTGCCCTTGCATTAGGAGCAGAAGGGGTTCAAATCGGAACACGTTTTATTGTAGCAAAGGAGTGTACGGCTCCTCATATTAATTATAAACAAGCAATAATTAGAGCGAATGATCGCGATACAGTAGTTACAGGTCGACCTACAGGACACCCAGTACGTGTAATTCGTAATAAATTATCAAGAGAGTTTATGGAACTAGAAAGAAGCGGTGCATCTGCTGAAGAACTAGAGAAATTTGGCATTGGCAAATATCGAATTGCTGTTGAAGGCGACATTGATAAAGGTTCAATCCTTGCAGGACAAATTGCAGGCATGGTCACCAAAGAAGAAACAGTGGCAGAAATCATTCAAGATATTATGGCGACGACAGAAACTACATTAAATCGTGTCCGTAATGCAGGTATGGAGGCACGCTAGTATATGGGTAAAGTAGCATTTGTTTTTCCAGGTCAAGGGTCACAAACGATTGGCATGGGAAAAGAATTCATCGAAAATATTTCTATTGCACAGGAGTTGTTCGAGAAAGCTGATGAGGTATTAGGTTTTTCTTTAACACAATTATGTTTGGAAGGTCCAGAAGAAGACCTGAAGAAGACATATAATACACAACCAGCCTTATTGACAGCTAGCATTGCTGCTTTATATGCGATGGAAGCCATGGGCTTACATGTAAAGCCAGATTATGTCGCGGGACACAGTTTAGGTGAGTACTCTGCACTTGTTGCAGCGAAAGGACTTAAATTTGAGGATGCTGTTCAATTGGTGCGAAAGCGTGGGCAAGCAATGGAAGAGGCAGTCCCTCAAGGGCAAGGTGCGATGAGTGCTATTATGGGTATGGATCGAGAGTTGTTACACCAGATATGTGAAGAAGTTTCTAATGACGGTCATTTTGTCCAATTAGCGAATATTAATTGTCCAGGACAAATTGTTATCTCAGGACATGTTGATGCAGTGCAAGAAGCTGGTGAAAAAGCGAAAGCACAAGGTGCAAGAAAAGTGATTCCATTAGTAGTAAGCGGCCCTTTCCATTCTAAATTAATGGTTCCTGCGCAATTGAAATTGAAGGAAGAAATCGCACAACTAACAGTAGAAGATTTGCAAACGCCTTTAGTAGCAAATGTGACTGCTAATGCAGTCACAAAATCAGAACAAGTTAGGGAATTATTAGTGGAGCAAGTGACATCTTCTGTCCTTTGGGAAGACTCAATCCTATATCTAATTCAACAAGGGGTCGATACATTTATAGAAATTGGTCCTGGTAAAGTTTTGTCCGGACTGATTAAGAAAATTGATCGCTCTGTGCAAGTGTTTAACATTGAAGACATGGCTTCATTACAGGTTACGAAACAAGGGTTAGGACTCTAATCAGAGATACACTCAAATTTGAGAGAGTAGTGAATTGAGGAGGGATTATATGCTAACAAATAAAGTAGCACTTGTCACGGGAGGATCTCGTGGTATTGGTCGTGCCGTAGCTCTGGAATTAGCTAAAGAAGGTGCAAAGGTAGTCGTCAATTACGCGGGGAACGAAGCTAAGGCAGCAGAATTACTAGAAGAAATCAAAGCATTAGGCGGCGAAGGCGCAATTTATAAAGCTGACGTATCAAAGGCAGAAGAAGTCAATAATATGGTTGATTTCACATTAGAGACATTCGGTTCTATTGATATTTTAGTGAATAATGCAGGGGTTACTAGAGATAATCTCTTAATGAGAATGAAAGACTCTGAATGGGATGAGGTCATTGACATCAACTTAAAGGGAGTGTTCTATTGCTTAAAAGCAGTAACACGACCGATGATGAAACAGAAATCAGGCTGCATTATTAACATTGCATCGGTTGTGGGGATATCTGGTAATGCGGGTCAGGCGAATTATGTAGCAGCAAAAGCAGGTGTTATTGGTCTTACAAAAACCGCAGCTAAGGAATTAGCTCCAAGAGGAATTACTGTGAATGCTATTGCGCCAGGCTTTATAGAAACAGATATGACTGACAAATTAAATGAAGAAATTAAGTCACTAATCGCAAAACAGATTCCACTTGGGACGATGGGAAAGCCGGAAGATATAGCGCATGCAGTAGCGTTTTTAAGCTCTGATAAAGCAAGATATATTACTGGCCAAGTACTAGTAGTTGACGGCGGAATGGTGATGTAATTATAATACTTGAGAGGAGGTGAACTCATGTCTGATGTATTTGGTCGAGTAAAGCAAATTATCGTTGATCGTTTAGGGGCTGACGATGCAGAAATAACTTTAGAAGCTTCTTTTAAAGACGACTTAAACGCAGATTCTTTAGATGTTGTTGAACTAGTTATGGAACTAGAAGACGAGTTTGATATGGAGATTTCTGACGAAGATGCTGAAAAGATTACAACTGTTGGGGAAGCTGTAAGGTACATTGAAGCAAAAATCTAGTTATTACATATGTCCCGTAATCTAATTGCGGGACTTTTGTATAATCAATCAAGAATATATCTCTCAAAAGAGTACTCATATATGTTTATATTTCTACTATTGACTTGAGAAGAAGAGGTGAATCAATGAAAAAGCGCGTAGTAGTAACTGGGTTAGGTGCGTTAACGCCGATTGGCAATGATGTAGAAAGTTTTTGGGAAGGACTAAAAACTGGAAGGTCTGGTGTTGGTCTAATCGAGAAATTTGATACGACAGAATATCCGACTAAGATTGGAGCTGAAATTAAAGGCTTTAATCCGGAGGATTTTATCGACAAAAAAGAAGTAAAGCGTATGGACCGTTTCGTTCAATTTGCTGTAGCAGCTGCTAAAATGGCAATACAAGATGCGAATTTAACGATTTCTGATGAAAATAACGAGCGCATTGGAGTATATATTGGTTCTGGAATTGGTGGTCTAGAAACCTGGGAAAACCAATATAACGTACTTCTAGAAAAAGGGCCGAAGAGAGTCAGTCCATTCTTAATCCCAATGATGATTGCAAACATGGCTTCTGGAGTTGTGTCGATACAGGTTGGCGCGAAGGGACCGAATAGTGCAGCTATATCTGCTTGCGCAACGGGTACACATTCGATTGGTGATGCGTTTAAAATTATTCAACGTGGCGAAGCTGATGTAATGATTACAGGTGGTACAGAAGCAAGTATTACACCGCTAGGCTATGCGGGTTTCTGTGCAGCTCGTGCAATGTCTACTCGTAATGATGAGCCACAAAAGGCAAGTCGTCCATTCGATAAAGATCGTGATGGTTTTGTCATGGGTGAAGGTGCTGGAGTAATCGTTCTTGAAAGCTTAGAGCATGCTTTACAACGTGGTGCAACAATCTATGCGGAAATGGCAGGATACGGACTTAGTGGCGACGCATATCATTTAACTGCTCCCGCTCCAAATGGTGAAGGCGCAGCTCGTTCGATGAAAATTGCGATTGCTGATGCAGGAATTACTCCTAATGAAGTAAGCTACATCAACGCACATGGAACTTCAACAGAATTCAACGATAAGTTCGAAACGATGGCAATCAAGACAGTGTTTGGCGATTATGCGTATGAAATTCCAGTAAGTTCCACGAAGTCTATGACTGGCCACTTATTAGGGGCTGCAGGTGGAATCGAAGCAATTGCTTGTGTAAAAGCAATTATGGAGGATATCGTACCACCAACTATTAATTATGATACACCAGATTCTGAATGTGATTTAGACTATGTACCAAATCAAGTGAGAAAGCATACTGTAGAAGTTGCTATGTCAAATTCATTAGGATTTGGTGGTCATAACGCTACGATATGTTTGAAAAAATATAAGCCATAGTTTAAAATGGATATAGTTGTCAATCAATTGAATAAACTCGAGTTAAGGAAGTACAGAAATGTGCTTCCTTATTTCAATCAAGTTAGCATAATTTAGATGGCATAGAGTTAGAAAGTAAGGGTGTGTTTTTATGAAAAGATTTGAACTATTACAACATGAGCTTGGAATTCAATTCATTAACAAAAAATTGTTGTATCAAGCATTTACTCACGCATCATATATTAATGAGCACCGTAAAG
The window above is part of the Desulfuribacillus stibiiarsenatis genome. Proteins encoded here:
- the acpP gene encoding acyl carrier protein; translated protein: MSDVFGRVKQIIVDRLGADDAEITLEASFKDDLNADSLDVVELVMELEDEFDMEISDEDAEKITTVGEAVRYIEAKI
- the fabF gene encoding beta-ketoacyl-ACP synthase II, translating into MKKRVVVTGLGALTPIGNDVESFWEGLKTGRSGVGLIEKFDTTEYPTKIGAEIKGFNPEDFIDKKEVKRMDRFVQFAVAAAKMAIQDANLTISDENNERIGVYIGSGIGGLETWENQYNVLLEKGPKRVSPFLIPMMIANMASGVVSIQVGAKGPNSAAISACATGTHSIGDAFKIIQRGEADVMITGGTEASITPLGYAGFCAARAMSTRNDEPQKASRPFDKDRDGFVMGEGAGVIVLESLEHALQRGATIYAEMAGYGLSGDAYHLTAPAPNGEGAARSMKIAIADAGITPNEVSYINAHGTSTEFNDKFETMAIKTVFGDYAYEIPVSSTKSMTGHLLGAAGGIEAIACVKAIMEDIVPPTINYDTPDSECDLDYVPNQVRKHTVEVAMSNSLGFGGHNATICLKKYKP
- the fabK gene encoding enoyl-[acyl-carrier-protein] reductase FabK; the encoded protein is MKTRITELLGIQYPIIQGGMAWIANGDLAAAVSKAGGLGTIGAGSAPAEWVRGEIRKIKQLTDRPFAVNIMLLSPHAKDVVDVVIEEKVPIVTTGAGNPGIYMKQLQESGTKVIPVVPSVALAKRLEKLGVDAIIVEGMEAGGHIGELTTMVLVPQVVDAVQIPVIAAGGIADGRGVVAALALGAEGVQIGTRFIVAKECTAPHINYKQAIIRANDRDTVVTGRPTGHPVRVIRNKLSREFMELERSGASAEELEKFGIGKYRIAVEGDIDKGSILAGQIAGMVTKEETVAEIIQDIMATTETTLNRVRNAGMEAR
- the fabD gene encoding ACP S-malonyltransferase, translated to MGKVAFVFPGQGSQTIGMGKEFIENISIAQELFEKADEVLGFSLTQLCLEGPEEDLKKTYNTQPALLTASIAALYAMEAMGLHVKPDYVAGHSLGEYSALVAAKGLKFEDAVQLVRKRGQAMEEAVPQGQGAMSAIMGMDRELLHQICEEVSNDGHFVQLANINCPGQIVISGHVDAVQEAGEKAKAQGARKVIPLVVSGPFHSKLMVPAQLKLKEEIAQLTVEDLQTPLVANVTANAVTKSEQVRELLVEQVTSSVLWEDSILYLIQQGVDTFIEIGPGKVLSGLIKKIDRSVQVFNIEDMASLQVTKQGLGL
- the fabG gene encoding 3-oxoacyl-[acyl-carrier-protein] reductase — protein: MLTNKVALVTGGSRGIGRAVALELAKEGAKVVVNYAGNEAKAAELLEEIKALGGEGAIYKADVSKAEEVNNMVDFTLETFGSIDILVNNAGVTRDNLLMRMKDSEWDEVIDINLKGVFYCLKAVTRPMMKQKSGCIINIASVVGISGNAGQANYVAAKAGVIGLTKTAAKELAPRGITVNAIAPGFIETDMTDKLNEEIKSLIAKQIPLGTMGKPEDIAHAVAFLSSDKARYITGQVLVVDGGMVM